Below is a window of uncultured Cohaesibacter sp. DNA.
CTGTTTGCTGACGATCCGCAAAGACTGTTTCTGGCGACCCTTGCCTGGCATCTGGGGAGCTATCGGTTTGATCGCTATAAGGAAAATGCCAATGAAGTGCCGCAGCTGGATTGGCCTGAAGGGGTTGATAGCGAGGAAGTCCTGCGTCAGGTAAAGGGATCCAATCTCGCCCGTGATCTGATCAATATCCCCTCCAACGACATGGGGCCGGATGAACTCGAAGCGGTGACCCGTGGTCTGGTGGATACCCATGGTGCCAGACTGGAAGTCACCAAGGGGGACGCGCTGCTTGAGAAAAACTTCCCGATGATTCACGCGGTCGGGCGCGCTTCTCCTCGTGCGCCGCGCCTGCTTGATTTCATCTGGGGCAAGGAGAGCGATCCGAAAATCACTCTGGTGGGCAAGGGCGTCTGTTTCGATACCGGCGGGCTCAATCTCAAACCCGGCAGTTCCATGGCCCTGATGAAGAAGGATATGGGGGGCGCGGCCAATGTTCTGGGGCTGGCGTCCATGATCATGTCCGCTCGTCTTCCGGTTCGTCTGCGTGTGCTCATTCCGGCGGTTGAAAACTCGGTATCCGGTAATGCCTTCCGTCCCGGTGATGTGTTGCCCAGCCACAAGGGGCTGACGGTCGAAATCGGCAACACCGATGCCGAAGGGCGGTTGATCCTTGCCGACGCTCTGTCTTTTGCCGATCAGGAAGAACCTGATCTGCTGATCGACATGGCAACCCTGACCGGCGCAGCCCGCGTGGCTCTTGGTCCGGATCTGCCACCTTTCTATAGCGATGACGAGGAATTGATCGAGGGCATTGCCAGCGAAAGCGGTAAGCAGTGGGATCCGCTCTGGAACATGCCACTGTGGAATGCCTATGACGCCAAGCTCGCATCCGATATCGCCGATGTGAATCATATCACCACAGACGGCTTTGCCGGTTCAATCACCGCAGCCCTGTTCCTGCGCCGCTTTGTTTCCCAGACCAGAAGCTGGGTGCATTTCGACATTTTCGGCTGGGCACCGGCCGCTCAACCTGCCCGCCCCAAGGGCGGTGAGGCGCAGGGCATCCGGGCGCTCTATAACCTCATTCGCAGCCGCTATGATGTGAGCTGGCAGTAGGCCACGAGGCGCTGTCGGAATGATGATCCAAGGGGATTGGGCCAATGGCTCGATCCCCGAAACTTGCTTGCGCGCCATGAATCTGCCTTAATCAGCAAGAGCCGCGATTGTAATCTCGATTGTTTGCTCGCTCCGGGATGGGGAGCGGCTGCGGCTTGGCGGAGATTTATTGATTGATGGCGATTGATATTTGCGCAGGCCAGGCGCTGAAACTCTGGCATGACGTCACCCACGATATGGTGCTGGAGGAAGAAAGCGATCTTTCTTCCAGACAGATGATGGTGTTGCTGACGGTATATCTCGAAACCCCGCCCCATACCGTGCGAGGCCTTGCCGCCAAGCTTGGTGTCACCAAACCGGCGATCACGCGCGCACTGGACACGATGGGGCGCGCTGGCCTGTTGACCCGTCGCCGTGATGACAAGGACAAACGCAATGTGGTGATCCTGCGCACGGTCAAGGGAGCCCTTTATGTGGACAAGCTCGGGCACAAAATTGTCCGTCAGGCCCATACTATTGCGGGTTAGTGCCTGTTGCCGGGGGAGATCGGGACTTTATCCGCGAAACATCCGTTTTTCGGCCCCAATCCATGCCATAACAGCTTTCCATCTGGCCCACATCATCGATATGACGCAGGATCGCACCATTTTGCGGCTGTCCTGCCGGAAAAATTCCTGTTGCAAGACCTTGCTCCCGACAGGGAGCTGAAAAGAGAACAATATAATGCTGAATTCATCTCTCAACGCCTTCCGCCCGGATCTCGCAGACAAGCGCCTTCAGGGACAGGTTGAAGCCGAGCGCTTTGTCGATCCGGTGATCAAACGGGTGCAGGTGCCTGTCGCCCCGCTCAAGTCCGGTTCGGACGCCCGCAGTGGCCTTGATACTCAGGCCTTGCTGGGCGAGGTGGTCAAGGTCTTTGAGGAAGGGGCCAACGGCTGGAGCTGGGTGCAACTGGATGGTGACGGCTATGTGGGCTATATGCCCTCTAGCGCACTGGGGCCATTTGGCGGACCGCTCAATGACGAATTCATCGTTGGTGCTCCAACCCATCGGGTCAGTGCCGTGCGTACATTTGTCTATCCGGGGCCGGATCTCAAATATCCCGCAGCGGTTTTTCTTTCCATGGGCGCGGGGTTGATCCTTGGTGAAGAAGAGGAAACACGCGGTACCCGCTATCGCAAATTGCTCAATA
It encodes the following:
- a CDS encoding NlpC/P60 family protein yields the protein MLNSSLNAFRPDLADKRLQGQVEAERFVDPVIKRVQVPVAPLKSGSDARSGLDTQALLGEVVKVFEEGANGWSWVQLDGDGYVGYMPSSALGPFGGPLNDEFIVGAPTHRVSAVRTFVYPGPDLKYPAAVFLSMGAGLILGEEEETRGTRYRKLLNMPTPNGEAGWVVAQHVTEIDQKAGDFVSVAESLIGTPYLWGGKSSLGIDCSGLVQLACEMADIEMLRDASMQEKEAGEALDISGGLPALERGDLIFWPGHVGIMADAQTLLHANGFHMAVAKEPLAGAIERIAQNEYGKLRTIRRLTL
- a CDS encoding MarR family winged helix-turn-helix transcriptional regulator, with translation MAIDICAGQALKLWHDVTHDMVLEEESDLSSRQMMVLLTVYLETPPHTVRGLAAKLGVTKPAITRALDTMGRAGLLTRRRDDKDKRNVVILRTVKGALYVDKLGHKIVRQAHTIAG
- a CDS encoding leucyl aminopeptidase family protein; translation: MTMPINPDSCPIYFIHSDSETLLPKALSAQATQWIETTGFVASEGELCLVPGPTGACEAVLFGMGKKESKTASPLLPGLLPVKLPKGRYHFASMELFADDPQRLFLATLAWHLGSYRFDRYKENANEVPQLDWPEGVDSEEVLRQVKGSNLARDLINIPSNDMGPDELEAVTRGLVDTHGARLEVTKGDALLEKNFPMIHAVGRASPRAPRLLDFIWGKESDPKITLVGKGVCFDTGGLNLKPGSSMALMKKDMGGAANVLGLASMIMSARLPVRLRVLIPAVENSVSGNAFRPGDVLPSHKGLTVEIGNTDAEGRLILADALSFADQEEPDLLIDMATLTGAARVALGPDLPPFYSDDEELIEGIASESGKQWDPLWNMPLWNAYDAKLASDIADVNHITTDGFAGSITAALFLRRFVSQTRSWVHFDIFGWAPAAQPARPKGGEAQGIRALYNLIRSRYDVSWQ